Genomic DNA from Solanum dulcamara chromosome 4, daSolDulc1.2, whole genome shotgun sequence:
CAACAGAACAAAGAGAAATACAAACGCAGTATAGAACCAATAgtatctctttttatttttttagaaaataaaggACCAATAGCATCTCAGCAGATGGAAGTAGAATTAACACCATTATGTGTACATACTCTGCTGGCACATTTTCTTTATTCTGGCACATCAGATCAATTATAAATAGTAATGCAACTCAAGATTGTGTGAGCATCAATGTATTGACTCTATTGGAGCTCAAAAGATTTTCTTATTTAGTTATTCATACAATTGCACAAAATCTATAGAAGTAAAACCAAGCAGGGAAAAAGACTGCAGATGGGAGATCCAAATTGTTGTGAATATTTGAGATTCAGCAGCTCCAAAGATCTTTTATCATCTGTCAAggttatttttacttgtttacTTTTTGAAGGGCAGAGAAGATGTGGATAAAGCAGCAATCTATGGATAATATAATGTCATAACTGGCCATCCTGGCCACTCCCAAATGCATTTAGTTATCTACAAATGAAACCATTTTCCAAGAACAGTTTTGGAATACTGCTTAGGCTCGACATTTTGATGACAGACTAAGGGAGAACCTTCAAATTTACAAATAAAGAGGAGGTTCTGAAACACAAAGGAAAGGATAAGACATCACAGTATCAGCAATATATGACGTACCTATCATCCATGTTCGGTTGAATAACTTCCTCATCGATGCCATCTTGCCCGCTTATAGAGGAAACAGAAGAATTTTCAAGTTGTTCCATCAGCTTGTCAGTCAAATACATCTCCGCCATatcttcgtcatcatctagtaGATGCTCCAGTTCATCTCTGACCTAACAATGAAGAATGCCGATTTGAGTACCAAAAAAATTGTAGATATCACATTTCATAGCAACCActcaaaagaaaaggaatacaGTAGTTCATTTTGTAACCATTTTGTTTATCAACTAATGTTGTCACTTACCATACAAATTTTCATCCCTTAAGGTTCGTGTggaattttagaaaaagaataAGACTGAATAGACCATTTCAATGTCAAAAGCATAAGATATACAGAAAAAGTTAGCATCTCAAGTATTTGACTCCACTGCTAGGTTTCTCGTGAATTATTCAGTAACAGTTAACCAAGACCGTAAGTGTACTGAGAAATGCAGAAACTTTATCTAATGTATACCTTTTGAACACGTCCTGTAATAGCAACCAAGCGACTTTTGATTTGACGAACACGTTCCAAGTTCAGAGTACTAATCTTTGATGTCAGCTTATCTAAAGCAGGATGAGCTTCTTGCTCCAGTGTCCTTGCCTGCTTGAAAAAGAACCACACAAACAAAGACCAGAAAGAAATGAGCAACAACGACAGTGAAAAGCAACCAACTCAAACAGACAAATTAAACCCTGTAACAGTGTTCGGCACATTTGAGTAAAGCAATAGAATTATTCTTCACCTCATTATCCAAGCAACTGCAAGCAGCCTCCAGACATGCCTCCAAAGCAACAAACTCAAAAGGGAGAAGCTTCGGCCCATCTCGATTCTCACCTGCTTGCTGCTTCCCATCAGCCTTGTTCTCGTCCATTGCTCGGAAGCTTGCAGAAAAGTTTGGAGGTGAAACTGCTTCAGATTGTGGCTCTTCCAGATCATACAGATTTGTCCAGTCTGCATTATTGCCACCCCCTCCAGCTTCCTTATTCACAATTACAACATTTTATCAGATCAATTGACATCACACCCCCTAGTCCCCCTCCCCCCAGATCAAAGCAATATAAGCACAAAGTTAAGTTTGAGCACAATAAGTTATCCAAATAGAGATAGGTCATAAAATCTAAAATATTAAGCATTAAACCTGAAGTTGCAAAAAGAAGTCTATTATAAACCAAAATGAGAAGGCAAAACGGTTAAACGTGAAGCTTCTGTTTAGATGGTCAAGATACATATGGATCCCCAAGGATGATTGAGCAGTTGAAGCATAGGTGAAACAACCTAGAGATCGCAAGAATTCCACTCAGGTCTTACCAGGCACATATGCTTGTAAGCAGCAAAAGACTGCGAGTAGATTAGATAAGTCTTTACAATATCATCAACTAAAGACTAAGAAGGGTAACACACATTGTCGATTAAACACCCCCAAAGCATCAAAATGAGAATAAAGATCATTCTAAGTTGGATTGGTTTGGTTGTCTGAATCTTCTATATCCACTCCCTCAGTTGGATACAAACTCATTAGAATAAAATTAAGATAACTATTATCCATACATTTTTGGGGGGTTGGTTATATGATTCTTATATAGCTATTCCGCTTTACTCAGGTACTAAAGGAtcaaaaattgattatttttttcagaATATAAAATCAGAGAAAATAACCTGGGACTTGGTAGCTTGGTGATGGCGCAAAATTCTCCGTTGAACCTCTTCAACGAAAGGAGCAACAGAGGGATCCCTGGCGTTGAGCAATAGGACTTCCTGAGCGGTAATAATAGCCTTGATATGCTCCAAATTGATGACGATAGCCCGTTCACGACCCAATACAGTAGATGGATACGACAGAAGTGGGTCCAATATGCGAAGATCACGGGCCGGAAGTCCAGTTCGGCGCATAATTGCATGTTTTCCAGCTTCTACAACTTGGGTCTGTCCAGTTGAATCCAACAGAAGCCATGAACGTACCCCGGTGGCCTTCT
This window encodes:
- the LOC129885650 gene encoding magnesium transporter MRS2-3 is translated as MRGVTPPPKFSVPSPDDDADILRPNTAIPGGVNVGAALRKKATGVRSWLLLDSTGQTQVVEAGKHAIMRRTGLPARDLRILDPLLSYPSTVLGRERAIVINLEHIKAIITAQEVLLLNARDPSVAPFVEEVQRRILRHHQATKSQEAGGGGNNADWTNLYDLEEPQSEAVSPPNFSASFRAMDENKADGKQQAGENRDGPKLLPFEFVALEACLEAACSCLDNEARTLEQEAHPALDKLTSKISTLNLERVRQIKSRLVAITGRVQKVRDELEHLLDDDEDMAEMYLTDKLMEQLENSSVSSISGQDGIDEEVIQPNMDDRVPVEISMDANAGSTSYDADIPHIDNQQERLYGGPNALSRGSRGTHTSTTRSAISKHLDVEELEMLLEAYFVQIDGTLNKLNTLREYVDDTEDYINIMLDDKQNHLLQMGVMLTTATLVVSAFVVVAGIFGMNIDIELFDETRAGMPEFLWTIGGGATGSLFLYVIAIAWGKHKQLLE